Proteins from one Anopheles nili chromosome 2, idAnoNiliSN_F5_01, whole genome shotgun sequence genomic window:
- the LOC128730340 gene encoding opsin-1-like isoform X2, with protein MPYYGPVQQPGLWGQPMINLTVVDKVPPEILHLVDPHWHQFPPMNPLWHSIIGFVIFVLGVISIIGNGMVIYIFSTAKSLRTPSNLFVVNLALSDFLMMGTNAFTMVYNCWFETWSLGVLMCDLYAFFGSFFGCCSIWTMTMIALDRYNVIVKGLAGKPLTNTGAILRILVCWLIGVFWGILPIFGWNRYVPEGNMTACGTDYLTDDWFHKSYILVYSVFVYYIPLFTIIYAYTYILKAVSAHEKNMREQAKRMNIQSLRSSDDGKSTEMKLAKVALVTISLWFMAWTPYTVINYTGVFKTANISPLATIWGSVFAKANAVYNPIVYGISHPRYRAALMRRFPSLACNDGPTTDDKSVASEASASRERASAEQ; from the exons ATGCCTTATTACGGACCAGTGCAGCAGCCCGGTTTGTGGGGTCAACCGATGATCAATCTTACCGTAGTGGATAAGGTGCCACCGGAAATTCTGCACCTGGTGGATCCCCATTGGCATCAGTTTCCACCGATGAACCCGTTGTGGCATTCGATCATCGGTTTCGTCATTTTTGTGCTCGGCGTGATTTCGATAATCGGCAACGGAATGGTGATCTACATTTTCTCTACCGCTAAATCTCTGCGCACACCGTCGAACCTTTTCGTCGTCAATCTAGCCCTGTCGGACTTTCTAATGATGGGCACGAACGCCTTTACCATGGTGTACAACTGTTGGTTCGAGACATGGTCCCTAGGGGTGCTCATGTGTGATCTGTACGCATTCTTTGGATCGTTCTTTGGGTGTTGTTCCATCTGGACCATGACGATGATCGCGCTGGATCGGTACAACGTGATTGTGAAGGGATTGGCAGGCAAACCGCTTACTAACACGGGTGCAATACTGCGAATCCTGGTGTGCTGGTTGATTGGTGTGTTTTGGGGAATTCTTCCCATATTCGGTTGGAATCGTTACGTTCCTGAAGGAAACATGACCGCCTGCGGAACGGACTATCTCACTGATGATTGGTTCCACAAATCGTACATACTGGTCTACTCTGTGTTCGTCTATTACATTCCTCTATTTACCATCATATATGCCTACACTTACATTCTGAAG GCTGTATCTGCTCACGAGAAAAATATGCGGGAACAAGCCAAGCGCATGAACATACAGTCACTGCGGTCTTCGGATGATGGTAAAAGCACCGAGATGAAACTGGCCAAGGTTGCGCTTGTGACCATTTCCTTGTGGTTCATGGCTTGGACTCCATACACTGTCATTAACTACACAGGCGTTTTCAAAACAGCCAATATATCACCTCTAGCTACCATTTGGGGATCGGTTTTTGCAAAAGCTAATGCGGTCTATAACCCGATCGTATACGGCATTAGCCATCCGAGATACCGTGCCGCACTTATGCGTAGATTCCCATCTCTAGCTTGCAACGATGGTCCTACAACAGATGATAAATCAGTCGCTTCAGAAGCATCCG CAAGTAGAGAGCGCGCATCAGCGGAGCAGTAA
- the LOC128730339 gene encoding protein UBASH3A homolog, whose translation MAALPPRKNPTPTKISKQHLTPLQILLQMGFPKHRAEKALAATGNRGVQLASDWLLAHVNDPFLDECSPREYILYACPTGPFLQQLENFWAQSKDTCGWNGAHNFTPHITLVSFFKAPDECAPQLSKALKDLMNLPGARIDRPIGLELYTSPNFMGFFVAEDDANYLKRLALQYVKEVSHSIISDTYEQLDALVTCFPWCGGVTSARCIPRSSRSISLEPHVKSLHLTLAYQFPPGQFNALKTLVEKLDATSAEANWELRLFSRDPRLVTKQVHKVLYPHTPRETDELELRIGDYIYLNPEAIQTSSDGWVEGISWLTGTTGFLPENYTERTAESDAWTMHRTVPLCDTRTLEEMSDMVDGVHPATSQNVLSQGSDPISEVLVSVGQSKSQLESVPISSNIPQPTTEQATTDDLNSSRMFGGTKSLEEFPLEKLHELVQKRTTMQVIPGDDDTCTQDIQSPEIGSRKVFIMRHGERIDFTFGSWVPYCFDDAGNYMRKDLNMPKTLPPRKPNLWQKDTPLTNVGRYQAQLVGEGLKDAGIQIEKVFCSPAFRCIQTATSVVEGLGLKSTLPLCIEPGLFEWLAWYHDGIPEWLSKEELKAADYNIATEYVPTRTFEDLKECLQEKLEEFYNRNSSATESIINSTEGNILIVGHATNLDTCSRFITGEKLRSTTDMGRIMQKISYCSLAVMESVKIGMGEGDSDKTTGSWKLTMPPCDPVTHTNNNRFDYKILLPQ comes from the exons ATGGCTGCGTTACCGCCACGAAAAAATCCTACCCCTACCAAAATTTCTAAACAGCATTTAACGCCATTGCAAATTTTACTCCAGATGGGCTTCCCAAAGCACAGAGC GGAGAAAGCTTTGGCAGCGACCGGAAATCGTGGAGTTCAATTGGCTTCGGACTGGTTACTGGCACATGTCAACGATCCATTTCTAGATGAATGTTCACCCCGCGAGTATATACTGTATGCTTGTCCTACAGGACCGTTTTTACAACAACTCGAAAATTTTTGGGCGCAATCGAAAGACACATGTGGCTGGAACGGTGCTCATAATTTTACGCCACACATTACCCTTGTATCATTCTTCAAAGCCCCGGACGAATGCGCCCCACAACTATCCAAAGCATTGAAGGATCTCATGAATCTTCCAGGCGCCCgaatcgatcgaccgatcgggcTAGAGTTGTATACAAGTCCAAATTTcatgggattttttgttgctgaagACGATGCTAACTATCTCAAACGGCTAGCTCTTCAATACGTTAAAGAAGTATCGCACTCAA TAATTAGTGACACCTATGAGCAGCTAGATGCATTGGTAACCTGTTTTCCGTGGTGCGGGGGAGTAACTTCGGCCCGATGTATACCGCGTAGCAGTCGAT CTATCTCGCTGGAACCGCACGTTAAATCGTTGCATTTAACATTGGCTTACCAATTTCCACCTGGCCAATTCAATGCTCTGAAAACTTTGGTAGAAAAATTGGACGCTACCAGTGCGGAAGCGAACTGGGAGTTGCGGCTATTTTCACGTGATCCCCGACTAGTCACGAAACAAGTACATAAAGTGCTCTATCCACATACACCACGTGAAACGGACGAATTGGAATTACGGATCGGAGATTATATTTACCTAAATCCGGAAGCAATTCAAACCTCTTCTGACGGCTGGGTGGAAGGGATATCTTGGTTGACCGGTACTACCGGCTTTTTGCCTGAAAATTACACAGAACGTACAGCGGAATCGGATGCTTGGACAATGCACCGCACTGTGCCGCTGTGTGACACTAGGACATTGGAAGAAATGTCAGACATGGTGGATGGAGTACACCCTGCAACCTCGCAAAACGTTCTTTCACAAGGCAGCGATCCAATATCGGAAGTATTGG TATCTGTAGGTCAGAGTAAATCGCAACTTGAATCGGTCCCTATCTCGTCGAACATACCACAACCTACTACTGAGCAGGCTACTACGGACGATCTGAACTCAAGCAGAATGTTTGGTGGAACTAAATCGTTGGAAGAGTTTCCATTGGAAAAATTACACGAGCTGGTTCAAAAACGTACTACGATGCAAGTGATTCCTGGTGACGACGACACGTGTACGCAAGATATTCAATCCCCTGAAATTGGCAGTCGTAAAGTGTTTATAATGCGTCATGGAGAACGTATCGATTTTACGTTCGGGTCGTGGGTTCCATACTGCTTCGACGATGCAGGCAACTACATGAGAAAAGATTTGAATATGCCAAAAACATTGCCTCCTCG TAAGCCAAACCTCTGGCAGAAGGATACACCACTTACAAATGTTGGACGCTATCAGGCACAGCTTGTGGGCGAAGGTTTGAAGGATGCCGGTATTCAGATTGAAAAAGTCTTTTGTTCACCCGCATTTCGATGCATTCAGACAGCCACTTCAGTAGTAGAAGGGCTTGGATTAAAATCTACGCTTCCTCTTTGCATTGAGCCAGGTCTGTTCGAGTGGCTGGCTTGGTACCACGATGGAATTCCAGAATGGCTCTCAAAAGAAGAGCTTAAAGCGGCTGATTACAACATCGCCACAGAATATGTTCCTACGAGAACATTTGAAGATCTTAAGGAATGCCTTCAGGAAAAACTAGAAGAGTTTTACAATCGTAACTCTAGCGCTACGGAATCTATCATAAATAGTACAG AAGGGAATATTTTGATAGTTGGTCATGCCACCAATTTAGACACATGTTCGCGATTCATAACTGGCGAAAAACTTCGTTCAACCACTGACATGGGCagaataatgcaaaaaatttCGTACTGCAGTTTGGCTGTGATGGAATCAGTCAAAATAGGCATGGGTGAAGGTGATTCGGATAAAACAACTGGAAGCTGGAAACTTACCATGCCACCTTGTGATCCAGTAACTCACACAAACAATAATCGATTTGATTATAAAATTCTCTTGCCTCAGTAG
- the LOC128730342 gene encoding soma ferritin, translated as MAKMNIAVVLGFVLVASAVATDHSANDCEVNIEECSPTYSSFLSRAGKTIENDLKLYASQLVDKSFHFLMMSSAFNKHSLDRPGFEKLYRKISDKAWEDAIDLIKYQSRRGSFGHLVQPSKGENYGKVLDVQELSSLQFALDYEKTMAKEAHAIHRKISHAHSKAGSNGSDDVYYYDPDAAHYLDEKLIEDQSGVVRDLAGYIHNLKHFTSQQDKAGDLGNHLFDEYLEKTV; from the exons ATGGCTAAAATGAACATTGCGGTCGTGCTGGGATTTGTGCTTGTGGCATCAGCTGTTGCGACGGACCACAGTGCTAACGATTGTGAAGTTAACATTG AAGAATGTTCTCCGACGTATTCCAGCTTCCTAtcgcgagcgggaaaaacgaTTGAGAATGACCTGAAGCTTTACGCCAGCCAACTAGTGGACAAATCTTTCCACTTTTTGATGATGTCGTCAGCGTTTAACAAGCACAGCCTGGACCGACCCGGTTTTGAGAAATTGTACCGCAAAATAAGCGACAAAGCATGGGAGGATGCTATTGATTTGATTAAGTATCAGAGTCGCCGTGGTTCATTCGGACATCTAGTTCAACCTAGCAAGGGTGAGAATTACGGTAAAGTTTTGGACGTGCAGGAGCTCAGCTCGTTGCAGTTCGCTCTGGACTATGAAAAGACCATGGCCAAGGAAGCTCATGCCATCCATCGTAAGATCTCTCATGCCCACTCGAAGGCTGGTTCAAATGGATCCGACGATGTTTACTACTACGATCCGGATGCAGCTCACTACTTGGACGAAAAGCTTATCGAGGATCAGTCCGGTGTCGTTCGTGATCTGGCTGGTTACATTCATAACCTGAAACACTTTACCAGCCAGCAGGACAAGGCTGGAGATTTGGGCAACCACTTGTTTGATGAATACTTGGAGAAAACTGTATAA
- the LOC128730340 gene encoding opsin-1-like isoform X1 produces MPYYGPVQQPGLWGQPMINLTVVDKVPPEILHLVDPHWHQFPPMNPLWHSIIGFVIFVLGVISIIGNGMVIYIFSTAKSLRTPSNLFVVNLALSDFLMMGTNAFTMVYNCWFETWSLGVLMCDLYAFFGSFFGCCSIWTMTMIALDRYNVIVKGLAGKPLTNTGAILRILVCWLIGVFWGILPIFGWNRYVPEGNMTACGTDYLTDDWFHKSYILVYSVFVYYIPLFTIIYAYTYILKAVSAHEKNMREQAKRMNIQSLRSSDDGKSTEMKLAKVALVTISLWFMAWTPYTVINYTGVFKTANISPLATIWGSVFAKANAVYNPIVYGISHPRYRAALMRRFPSLACNDGPTTDDKSVASEASGVTSDANSTT; encoded by the exons ATGCCTTATTACGGACCAGTGCAGCAGCCCGGTTTGTGGGGTCAACCGATGATCAATCTTACCGTAGTGGATAAGGTGCCACCGGAAATTCTGCACCTGGTGGATCCCCATTGGCATCAGTTTCCACCGATGAACCCGTTGTGGCATTCGATCATCGGTTTCGTCATTTTTGTGCTCGGCGTGATTTCGATAATCGGCAACGGAATGGTGATCTACATTTTCTCTACCGCTAAATCTCTGCGCACACCGTCGAACCTTTTCGTCGTCAATCTAGCCCTGTCGGACTTTCTAATGATGGGCACGAACGCCTTTACCATGGTGTACAACTGTTGGTTCGAGACATGGTCCCTAGGGGTGCTCATGTGTGATCTGTACGCATTCTTTGGATCGTTCTTTGGGTGTTGTTCCATCTGGACCATGACGATGATCGCGCTGGATCGGTACAACGTGATTGTGAAGGGATTGGCAGGCAAACCGCTTACTAACACGGGTGCAATACTGCGAATCCTGGTGTGCTGGTTGATTGGTGTGTTTTGGGGAATTCTTCCCATATTCGGTTGGAATCGTTACGTTCCTGAAGGAAACATGACCGCCTGCGGAACGGACTATCTCACTGATGATTGGTTCCACAAATCGTACATACTGGTCTACTCTGTGTTCGTCTATTACATTCCTCTATTTACCATCATATATGCCTACACTTACATTCTGAAG GCTGTATCTGCTCACGAGAAAAATATGCGGGAACAAGCCAAGCGCATGAACATACAGTCACTGCGGTCTTCGGATGATGGTAAAAGCACCGAGATGAAACTGGCCAAGGTTGCGCTTGTGACCATTTCCTTGTGGTTCATGGCTTGGACTCCATACACTGTCATTAACTACACAGGCGTTTTCAAAACAGCCAATATATCACCTCTAGCTACCATTTGGGGATCGGTTTTTGCAAAAGCTAATGCGGTCTATAACCCGATCGTATACGGCATTAGCCATCCGAGATACCGTGCCGCACTTATGCGTAGATTCCCATCTCTAGCTTGCAACGATGGTCCTACAACAGATGATAAATCAGTCGCTTCAGAAGCATCCGGTGTCACGTCTGACGCTAATTCAACCACGTAA